The genomic region ATGGGTTGGCACATTCACACGTACGGCATCAGTAGCGCCAGAACGTAATTCTTGAATGACCCATTCGACTCCCTTCAATGCTTTTTCAGGGTGACAAGCTGCTAATGGGTTACCCACTTGTTCTGGTTGACGTCCTGCCAACATTTCTTCCATTGGTTTCGTGTGGTTGTAGTACAGGAACTGATTATTAGCATCTGCGTAAGTCAATTCCATTGGCATGGATGCAAAGAAATAGTTCAATTGGTCAACGGTCAAAAGACCGCGATCTAGCTTAACGTACGTATTACCTTCAACTGCTCCAACAGCTTCAGCTGCTTGTTCCAACCAATCATCGGCTAACATATCAATACCTTCTACGGTCGTTGAAACTGTGCCGGTTGCGTGCAAGTCCTCTGGTTGTGGTGCTGGTTTTTCTGTTTCTTCTAAAGCAGCAACCATCTTAACAAACTTCGTAAATTTCTCTAGACATGTTGCTAGGAACGCAATAGTCGTTTTATCTTTTAAATTATGATTTTCATCAAACGCTTTTTTTACTTCGCCTAATAAAAATTCATTACCAGGCATGACCACCGCGTTTACACCTGGGGCATTTAGAATTTGGCGCAAATGAATTTGTGCACGAGAAGAACCTTGGTCATAATAAGAAGCTCCTACAATCATAACGGGTTTTCCTTCGAGTGGATGAATTTTAAATGATAACCATTCCAAAGCACTCTTTAATCCAGCTGGGACCGAGTGGTTGTGTTCTGGTGTAGCAATTATAACGCCATCTGCTGCAATAATTTTTTGATTGATACTTTGAATTGCTTCACTGTCTGTTTGGTCTTTGCTTTGATTAAATAGAGGCAAATCTTTAATTTCAATCAATTCTAAATCAAAGAGTGATCCAAATTGTTTTTTTATGTACTCTAGCAACAAACGGTTATATGACAAGTCAGCATTAGATCCTACAATTCCTACTATTTTCATTATATACAGCTCCTATTCTATATTTCTTCCCAAGAGAAATTC from Jeotgalibaca dankookensis harbors:
- a CDS encoding NADPH-dependent oxidoreductase translates to MKIVGIVGSNADLSYNRLLLEYIKKQFGSLFDLELIEIKDLPLFNQSKDQTDSEAIQSINQKIIAADGVIIATPEHNHSVPAGLKSALEWLSFKIHPLEGKPVMIVGASYYDQGSSRAQIHLRQILNAPGVNAVVMPGNEFLLGEVKKAFDENHNLKDKTTIAFLATCLEKFTKFVKMVAALEETEKPAPQPEDLHATGTVSTTVEGIDMLADDWLEQAAEAVGAVEGNTYVKLDRGLLTVDQLNYFFASMPMELTYADANNQFLYYNHTKPMEEMLAGRQPEQVGNPLAACHPEKALKGVEWVIQELRSGATDAVRVNVPTHGPDKFVVHNYQAIHDSEGNYAGINEYILDFKPIIDWYLAQTGMKLEGDVNAVSSASVKDKGEEVHAVSGASAKG